A stretch of DNA from Bacillus alveayuensis:
CATCTGGTGGTTCTAAACCAGCTACGTTAGAAACAGGTCTTGTTGTTCAAGTGCCATTCTTCGTGAATGAAGGAGATGTTTTAGTTATTAATACTGCCGACGGAACATATGTATCTCGTGCTTAATTGCAAAACCCCTAAATAAGGGGTTTTTATTTTTGGCTCTTTTCTAAAAGATTGTTGCTTTACCATAGCTTTTCGACTGTCCAAGCAAGCGACACCTTTTTTCTTTTTTGCACTTTTCGATATACATAAAATGGCAATATCACATAAACAGAAAAACCAACTAACCACTGTAATCCCTCATAAATATGTATAAACAAATATCCCCACCCCCATTATTTAGTATACTTTAAAGTTTTAATTTCTTTACATGTTTTATGTTCGTTGCTCATACATTTTACTAAAGTAAAGACAATGAAGGAGGTCCCAAATTGAATAAATTGGATCCAGCAGTTTTCTCTAT
This window harbors:
- a CDS encoding hypothetical protein (product_source=Hypo-rule applied; superfamily=52972; transmembrane_helix_parts=Outside_1_3,TMhelix_4_26,Inside_27_45); its protein translation is MFIHIYEGLQWLVGFSVYVILPFYVYRKVQKRKKVSLAWTVEKLW